The window CATGCGAGCCTGATTGGAACTGCGCGTGGCGGCGTCCTGCTGGTAGCGCTTCACCAGCGTTGGTTGAGAGGCGAAGCCGCGGGTAAATGCCACAGCCCCGTTCTCCGCCACCATGGCGTCCACCGGCCAGGTTGAACCGGCAGGCCCGGCCATGAACGGTTCGCACCAGCCTATCGGCCGCCCGGTGATGGGGATGACCACCAGGCCCGCAGCCTTCAGGTCTGCCAGCGCCTGGAGTGCGTCGGACGTGATGGCGCCTTCGGTGGTGAGGGTGTCGTCGATGTCGGTGAGGATGCCTTGGAGCGGAGCCCGCGCCAAGGCGGGCCATTGGGTCAGCGGCTGCATGAAAGAGAACGAAGGTGTAGGGCGATCCAGTGCAAGGGCTTGGGCCGGAATCATTTCCTGGCGTATTCGGTAATGGCCTGGTAGAAGCGGTCGGACCCGTCCTTCGGGTTGTCGGGCCTCAGCTCCATGCGGTTCACGCCATGTTCGGCTCCGCCCTTGAAGCGATCGGGTATCACTGAGAAGTAATAGGGGCTGATGAAGCGGGCGCCCGCGTCATAGTGGGACTGCATGGCCGCTAGGTGCACGCCGTTCCCTTTCCATTGTTGCGGGTTGAATTCGGGCACGCCGTAATCGGTGACCTTGTTGCGTGTCATGAAATCGCGCAACCACGCGCTGTCGGTGGCGCCGCCGTACATGTTCAAGCCCTGTTTCCACGGCGCACTGCCGTTCAGTGTCTGTCCCGCGGCAAACAGCTGGGGGTTCCAGGAAGAGTTGACGTTGGGCACAATCTGATGGGAATAAAGCTTGTCTGCAGGCAGCCCGGCCTTGAGCGCCCACTGGTGGAAATCGCTCAGGAAGTCGTACACCTGCGATTCGCGGTAGCTGTTCCAGTCGCGCGCCACCGGGTTGTAGTACACATCCTGCAGGGGCTTGGGCAGGTCAAGCCACGAGCGCACGCCAGTAAGGGCTTTGGCATTCTTGAGGGACGGCAGTTCTGCCGTCCTGGTCGATACCACCCGCCCTTGGTCGCGGGGCACCACCACGAATTCCACCTCGGCTAGTTGGTAACGGCTGGTGCCGGATGTGGCGACGACCTGGGCACGGTGTCGGCCTGGAAGCAGGCCGCTGTAGTCGAAGTCATGGCGAAAGCCGGTATTCGGGCTGGCGATGGCGGTTTCGGCGCGGTACACGTCCAGCCGGTTCAGGCCGTAGGGAACAGGGCCGATAAGCCGGCCGTCGACGTACAGGTCCAGTTGTTGAATGGCCTTGTTGGGGTCCCAAAGCCAACCGGCAATAGGTAGCGTGCCGTCCGCGAATGCATCGTAATGCTCACCAAAGGAGGTGAGTTTTTCCTTGCGGATATTCTTTGAAGGCGCTTGGATGGCATCAAAGGACGCGTACGACAGCCCCGTCTGGGCGTTGAACCGTTCGATGGTCTGGTATCTGGCGCGCAGCCATTGGCGAAAGCCCGCCACCGAAGCGGGGCTGTAGTCCGTGACTTGGATGTCCTGGTAGGTACCCATGCCGCTCTCGAAATCAGGGAACATGTGGTGCAGTTCGCCCGCCAGGGTGTAGGCCACAACGCGGCTCTGTACTGCCTTGGGCAGTTTTCTGATGCGCTGCGCCACGTAGTGCAGGGCATCACGCCGGTATTTGTTGACGGGGATGGTCACATCCGTCGACAAGGTGTA of the Acidovorax sp. 107 genome contains:
- a CDS encoding beta-galactosidase — encoded protein: MHLFLFKNVRCASLALMAAMALNASAQGSRPPFVIAPTVEGMFLCDEAVAQPQLRSIDEAYAYCRERKLDGAPAISRLLDKLEPGGPQGAVQVGYTATLQLLGLYRSTPKGWAIDPARVDEFLGVISKVQRPVVIYFSADHFDSIGPITEELRRDPRNLMQLRDGKPLELNYFGYRIMPYTLSTDVTIPVNKYRRDALHYVAQRIRKLPKAVQSRVVAYTLAGELHHMFPDFESGMGTYQDIQVTDYSPASVAGFRQWLRARYQTIERFNAQTGLSYASFDAIQAPSKNIRKEKLTSFGEHYDAFADGTLPIAGWLWDPNKAIQQLDLYVDGRLIGPVPYGLNRLDVYRAETAIASPNTGFRHDFDYSGLLPGRHRAQVVATSGTSRYQLAEVEFVVVPRDQGRVVSTRTAELPSLKNAKALTGVRSWLDLPKPLQDVYYNPVARDWNSYRESQVYDFLSDFHQWALKAGLPADKLYSHQIVPNVNSSWNPQLFAAGQTLNGSAPWKQGLNMYGGATDSAWLRDFMTRNKVTDYGVPEFNPQQWKGNGVHLAAMQSHYDAGARFISPYYFSVIPDRFKGGAEHGVNRMELRPDNPKDGSDRFYQAITEYARK